In a single window of the Nicotiana tomentosiformis chromosome 8, ASM39032v3, whole genome shotgun sequence genome:
- the LOC104121284 gene encoding transcription factor bHLH71, which yields MALEALSSNELLNFIIYDTISATPFTSNNLDPSSSENAASGTLLLDHENGLLTLPQDFYGHEQQYSTASVPETTTTTTTRREKNLAVAQGGGRKKRRRRPKVCKNKEEAENQRMTHIAVERNRRKQMNEHLAVLRSLMPESYVQRGDQASIVGGAIEFVKELEHILQSLEAQKFLLLQQGGGDGEGPSETTIAGDAVAATGKYFPTPFAQFFSYPQYTCSQLPSKYTSKSKAAIADIEVTLIEAHANVRILSRRRFRQLSKLVAAFPSLYLSVLHLNVTTLDPLVLYSISAKVEEGCQLNSADDIAGAVHHMLRIIEEEAATLSCQA from the exons ATGGCTTTAGAAGCACTTTCTTCCAATGAACTTCTTAACTTCATCATCTACGATACAATCTCTGCCACCCCTTTTACCAGCAACAATCTTGACCCCTCTAGTTCTGAAAATGCTGCTTCTGGTACCTTACTTTTGGACCATGAAAATGGCTTATTAACATTACCTCAAGATTTTTATGGTCATGAGCAACAGTATTCCACTGCCTCCGTGCCGgaaactactactactactaccacaCGTAGGGAGAAGAATTTGGCGGTGGCGCAAGGCGGCGGCCGGAAAAAGAGGAGGAGGAGACCTAAAGTTTGTAAGAATAAAGAGGAAGCTGAGAATCAGAGAATGACTCACATTGCTGTTGAGAGAAATCGGAGGAAACAGATGAATGAACATCTTGCTGTTTTACGTTCACTCATGCCTGAATCCTATGTTCAAAGG GGTGACCAGGCCTCAATAGTTGGTGGTGCAATTGAATTTGTAAAAGAATTGGAACACATTCTACAATCTCTAGAAGCTCAAAAATTTCTACTATTACAACAAGGTGGTGGAGATGGTGAGGGACCAAGCGAAACCACCATTGCCGGTGATGCCGTGGCTGCCACCGGCAAGTATTTTCCGACACCATTTGCTCAATTTTTCTCATATCCACAGTACACATGTTCTCAGTTACCAAGCAAATACACATCAAAGAGCAAGGCAGCAATTGCAGACATAGAAGTGACTCTCATTGAAGCTCATGCAAACGTTAGAATCCTCTCAAGAAGAAGATTTCGACAGCTCTCCAAATTGGTAGCTGCCTTTCCGTCATTGTACCTTAGCGTACTACACCTCAATGTCACCACCTTAGATCCATTGGTTCTATATTCTATCAGTGCTAAG GTGGAAGAAGGTTGCCAACTAAACTCAGCAGATGACATAGCAGGTGCAGTCCACCACATGCTAAGAATAATTGAGGAGGAAGCAGCTACCCTTTCTTGCCAAGCCTAG